The following are from one region of the Cloacibacterium normanense genome:
- a CDS encoding Lrp/AsnC family transcriptional regulator: MKSLDKLDYKILNILQEDNTIAIKDLAERIGLSFTPTYERVKSLKNNGIIKKYVAIVDREKVGYELVAYCNVTIKNKSVEILRDFEEKLNKCPEIVEVVSVSGVYDYMIKIVTKNIKEYNDFVEKTFTNYPHIGDYHSSIVLCTVKEETKIFL, translated from the coding sequence ATGAAGTCACTCGATAAATTAGATTACAAAATCCTCAATATTCTGCAAGAAGATAACACGATTGCCATCAAAGATTTGGCAGAAAGAATCGGTTTATCTTTTACACCCACTTACGAAAGAGTAAAGTCTCTCAAAAACAATGGAATTATCAAAAAATATGTAGCCATCGTAGATAGAGAAAAAGTAGGGTATGAACTGGTGGCGTATTGCAACGTAACCATCAAAAATAAATCAGTCGAAATTTTGAGAGATTTCGAGGAAAAACTCAATAAATGTCCTGAAATAGTAGAAGTAGTGAGTGTTTCTGGAGTGTATGATTACATGATTAAAATTGTAACCAAAAACATCAAAGAATACAATGATTTTGTAGAAAAAACATTTACCAATTATCCGCACATCGGAGATTATCACAGCAGTATTGTACTGTGTACGGTAAAAGAAGAAACCAAAATTTTCTTGTAA
- a CDS encoding HAD family hydrolase produces the protein MNIKNIIFDFGGVVMDWDPRYFFRDYFNDDEKMEYFLGNIATNEWNAEQDRGRSVAEANALLISKHPEWEKEILAYYENWHIMLRSDIPENVSVLQKLKGKYELFGLTNWSAEFFPYALANYEFFNVFEGKIVVSGEEKLIKPNPKIWEVLLDRYQIKAEESVFIDDNFHNIETAKSLDFITVHVNEKMNLETELKNLGLEF, from the coding sequence ATGAATATCAAAAATATCATCTTTGATTTTGGCGGTGTGGTTATGGATTGGGACCCGCGTTATTTTTTCAGAGATTATTTCAATGACGACGAAAAAATGGAATATTTCTTGGGAAATATTGCCACCAATGAATGGAATGCGGAACAAGACCGAGGCAGAAGCGTAGCCGAAGCCAATGCTTTGCTTATTTCTAAGCATCCAGAATGGGAAAAAGAGATATTGGCATATTATGAAAACTGGCACATCATGTTGCGTTCAGACATTCCAGAAAACGTGAGTGTTTTACAAAAATTAAAAGGAAAATATGAACTTTTCGGGCTCACGAATTGGTCGGCAGAGTTTTTCCCTTACGCTTTGGCTAATTATGAATTCTTCAATGTTTTTGAAGGAAAAATTGTAGTTTCTGGCGAAGAAAAACTCATCAAACCGAATCCTAAAATTTGGGAAGTTCTCCTCGACCGTTATCAAATAAAAGCCGAAGAATCTGTTTTTATTGACGATAATTTCCACAACATCGAAACGGCAAAAAGTTTAGATTTCATTACAGTTCATGTGAATGAAAAAATGAATTTAGAAACCGAACTTAAAAATTTAGGATTAGAATTTTAA
- a CDS encoding type I restriction enzyme HsdR N-terminal domain-containing protein, with amino-acid sequence MQLPKLNFKEDFVFDIKRDKDTFFIYDMVRKSWLVLTPEEWVRQHFVNYFTQVKKYAKSALILEKKLELNGTIKRIDLLITEKTAPKILVELKAPHITLTEQTFEQIARYNSVIGAEKIILSNGLQHIAARFENGNYHFENVEF; translated from the coding sequence ATGCAGCTGCCGAAATTAAATTTTAAAGAAGATTTTGTTTTTGATATCAAGCGAGACAAAGATACGTTTTTTATTTATGATATGGTAAGGAAATCTTGGTTGGTTCTCACTCCTGAAGAGTGGGTAAGACAGCATTTCGTAAACTATTTCACCCAGGTAAAAAAGTATGCAAAATCTGCATTAATTCTCGAAAAAAAACTAGAATTAAACGGAACCATCAAGAGAATAGACCTCTTGATTACCGAAAAAACAGCTCCTAAAATTTTGGTAGAACTCAAAGCACCGCACATTACCCTTACCGAACAAACTTTTGAGCAAATTGCCCGATACAATTCGGTGATTGGTGCTGAAAAAATTATTTTGAGCAATGGTTTACAGCATATTGCTGCGAGATTTGAAAATGGAAACTATCATTTCGAAAATGTAGAATTTTAA
- the holA gene encoding DNA polymerase III subunit delta, giving the protein MKELEQIFKHIKNREFLPIYFFHGEEAFFIDAAVKALENDVLTEDEKAFNQTVVYGKDTNYNDILALSRQYPMMGDKQLIIVKEAQDLKLNEDESRILENYATNPVESTILVFAHKHKKVDSRKKVFKVLDKANMLFHSEPVKDYNLAKWIEDESKSLQIKLAPGIAQLLADYLGNDLSRISNELNKMKLVLKEGEVLDGKLVETHIGISKEFNVFELQKALGKKDSNQAFKIAYYMGKNPKTNPIVMTIGNLYNFFSNVVMYHTVANQGQSLIASALGVNPFFVKDYAEAARNYPLKFSTRVISVLREIDLKSKGLGAVNMEESELLKEMVYKIVNIDKIKS; this is encoded by the coding sequence ATGAAAGAATTAGAACAGATTTTCAAACATATTAAAAATAGGGAATTTTTACCCATCTACTTTTTCCATGGCGAAGAAGCTTTTTTTATAGACGCAGCTGTAAAAGCATTAGAAAATGATGTGCTTACAGAAGACGAAAAAGCTTTTAACCAAACCGTAGTCTATGGCAAAGATACCAATTATAATGATATTTTGGCACTTTCTAGACAGTATCCTATGATGGGAGACAAGCAACTCATCATCGTAAAAGAAGCACAAGACTTAAAATTAAATGAAGACGAATCTAGAATTTTAGAAAACTACGCCACAAATCCTGTGGAATCTACCATTCTGGTCTTTGCACACAAGCATAAAAAAGTAGACAGCCGAAAAAAAGTGTTCAAAGTTCTAGACAAAGCAAATATGCTCTTTCACAGCGAACCTGTAAAAGATTATAACTTGGCGAAATGGATAGAAGACGAATCTAAAAGCCTTCAAATAAAACTAGCGCCAGGAATTGCTCAACTATTGGCAGATTACTTGGGAAATGACCTTTCTAGAATTTCCAATGAGCTCAATAAAATGAAATTGGTGCTAAAAGAAGGAGAAGTTTTAGACGGTAAACTCGTAGAAACGCACATTGGGATTTCTAAGGAATTTAATGTTTTTGAATTGCAAAAAGCACTCGGAAAAAAAGACAGCAATCAAGCCTTCAAAATTGCGTATTACATGGGAAAAAATCCCAAAACCAATCCTATTGTCATGACCATAGGAAATCTCTATAATTTTTTCAGCAATGTAGTGATGTATCATACCGTAGCGAATCAAGGCCAAAGTCTCATCGCATCAGCATTGGGTGTGAATCCATTTTTTGTGAAAGATTATGCAGAAGCGGCGAGAAATTATCCGTTGAAATTTTCGACCAGAGTTATCTCCGTTTTGAGGGAAATTGATTTAAAATCAAAAGGTCTAGGTGCGGTAAATATGGAGGAAAGTGAACTCTTAAAAGAAATGGTCTACAAAATTGTAAACATTGATAAAATCAAAAGCTAA
- a CDS encoding YitT family protein, translating into MIKNIWKQIILLILRLQGEADTSRYKVIKTKNNILVSLRNEFKNFLLITIGVFSAGFGFKGFLLTNKFIDGGATGISLLVSALTEIPIYYLIPLINLPFIIMGHKTVGINFAVKTALAIGGLALVLANVDFPNVTNDNILVAVFGGFFLGAGIGLSIRGGAVIDGTEVLALYLSKKLGTTIGDVIIIINVMIFSAAAYFLGVEIALYSMITYLSASKTLDFIVEGIEEYIGVTIVSSKCDEIKEMIYNKLGRGVTVYNGKKGFGKRGMKEDNDIIFTVITRLEVSKLTTELEKIAPTAFVVMHTVKDTKGGMIKKRPLKH; encoded by the coding sequence ATGATTAAAAATATCTGGAAACAAATCATTTTACTCATTCTTCGTTTACAAGGCGAAGCAGATACCAGTCGGTACAAAGTCATTAAAACCAAAAATAATATTTTGGTTTCTCTAAGAAACGAATTCAAAAATTTTTTACTCATCACCATCGGTGTATTTTCTGCAGGTTTTGGTTTCAAAGGATTTCTTTTGACCAATAAATTTATAGATGGTGGCGCAACTGGGATTTCGTTGTTGGTTTCTGCATTGACAGAAATTCCGATTTATTACTTAATTCCGCTCATCAACTTGCCTTTCATTATTATGGGGCACAAAACGGTGGGAATCAATTTTGCAGTAAAAACGGCGCTTGCAATTGGTGGATTGGCTTTGGTTTTAGCCAACGTAGACTTCCCAAATGTGACCAATGATAATATTTTAGTGGCGGTTTTTGGTGGTTTCTTTTTAGGAGCAGGAATCGGTTTGTCTATTAGAGGAGGTGCTGTAATTGACGGAACTGAAGTTTTAGCATTATATTTAAGTAAAAAATTAGGGACGACTATTGGAGACGTCATTATCATCATCAATGTAATGATTTTCTCTGCTGCAGCGTACTTTTTAGGCGTTGAGATCGCTTTGTATTCCATGATTACGTATTTGTCTGCTTCTAAAACACTCGATTTTATTGTAGAAGGAATTGAAGAATACATTGGGGTAACCATCGTTTCTTCAAAATGTGATGAGATTAAAGAAATGATTTACAATAAATTAGGAAGAGGAGTTACCGTTTATAATGGTAAAAAAGGTTTTGGAAAACGAGGAATGAAAGAAGACAATGATATTATTTTTACCGTGATTACTCGTTTAGAAGTGAGCAAACTGACCACGGAATTAGAGAAAATTGCGCCTACCGCATTCGTGGTGATGCACACGGTAAAAGATACCAAAGGTGGAATGATTAAGAAAAGACCATTGAAACATTAA
- the trxB gene encoding thioredoxin-disulfide reductase: protein MENNILDCVIVGSGPSGYTAAIYAARADLKPELYTGLEPGGQLTTTTEVENFPGYPNGITGPEMMMDLQKQAERFETKVHYEMITKVEFSKEVGGVHKLWAGEKEILAKTVIISTGATAKYLGLEDEKKYSGGGVSACATCDGFFYRGKDVIVVGAGDTAAEEATYLSKLCNKVTMLVRKDHFRASKAMIHKVNNTPNIEVKFNHELIAIEGENSLVERAVVINNQTQETSKIDVHGIFIAIGHKPNTDVFAGQITLDENGYIITEGKSSKTNLPGVFAAGDVQDHIYRQAITAAGSGCMAAIDAERYLSELE from the coding sequence ATGGAAAATAATATATTAGATTGCGTGATTGTAGGTTCTGGACCATCTGGTTATACTGCTGCTATTTATGCAGCCAGAGCAGATTTAAAACCTGAATTATACACTGGTTTAGAGCCAGGAGGTCAGTTGACGACTACCACCGAAGTAGAAAACTTCCCAGGTTATCCAAACGGAATTACAGGTCCTGAAATGATGATGGATTTGCAAAAACAAGCCGAAAGATTCGAAACCAAAGTACACTATGAAATGATTACGAAAGTAGAATTTTCTAAAGAAGTAGGGGGTGTTCATAAACTTTGGGCAGGCGAAAAAGAAATTTTAGCAAAAACAGTGATTATTTCTACAGGAGCTACTGCAAAATATTTAGGTCTAGAAGATGAGAAAAAATATTCTGGAGGTGGAGTTTCTGCTTGTGCTACTTGCGACGGATTTTTCTATAGAGGCAAAGATGTAATCGTAGTAGGAGCAGGAGATACTGCAGCAGAAGAGGCTACTTATCTTTCTAAATTGTGTAACAAAGTAACCATGTTGGTAAGAAAAGACCATTTCAGAGCTTCTAAAGCAATGATTCATAAGGTAAACAATACACCTAATATCGAAGTGAAATTCAATCATGAATTAATTGCTATCGAAGGCGAAAACAGTTTAGTAGAAAGAGCAGTGGTCATCAATAACCAAACGCAAGAAACGTCTAAGATTGATGTTCACGGTATTTTCATCGCGATTGGTCACAAACCGAATACTGATGTTTTTGCGGGTCAAATTACCTTAGACGAAAACGGTTACATCATCACCGAAGGAAAATCTTCTAAAACCAATTTACCAGGCGTTTTTGCAGCAGGAGATGTACAAGACCACATCTACAGACAAGCGATTACAGCAGCAGGTTCTGGTTGTATGGCAGCCATAGATGCTGAACGTTATTTATCAGAATTAGAATAA
- the crcB gene encoding fluoride efflux transporter CrcB, with protein sequence MKTLVYIFLGGGLGSVMRYLVSFYTSKFLSIGSFPLGTFLVNLIGCFLIGLFSSYFIKVDNSLKFLLITGFCGGFTTFSTFAAENYSLLQNQNYIVLISYVLLSIILGIIAVILGFQAASN encoded by the coding sequence TTGAAAACCTTAGTTTACATATTTTTAGGAGGCGGATTAGGGAGTGTAATGCGGTATTTGGTATCGTTTTACACTTCCAAATTCCTTTCTATTGGGAGTTTTCCTCTCGGAACATTCTTGGTAAACCTCATCGGATGCTTTTTAATAGGTCTTTTTTCGTCTTATTTTATTAAAGTAGACAATTCCCTTAAATTTCTATTGATTACGGGTTTTTGTGGTGGTTTTACCACGTTTTCTACTTTCGCAGCAGAAAACTATTCTTTATTACAAAATCAAAATTATATCGTGCTTATTTCTTATGTTTTATTGAGCATAATCTTAGGAATTATAGCAGTAATATTAGGTTTTCAGGCAGCAAGTAATTAA
- a CDS encoding DUF6377 domain-containing protein gives MIYLKIKKYCFIFFILGTLFSCKKTDSHPDINEKLLRILDDKIKHKKYYEIKKKNHIQKLKKEALLYKNNDSISYHLNNLIVEEYLGYQCDSAYIYSDKNKEIAIRNNNEIWLYKNLLQRSVLLSTTGLFVESKEILDHINPEALPSPLRFSYNSAYECLYSNLSDYSGGDSPYNKIYKNKLAAYYNSAYRALKPSDPFYYLFLSHKNRIDNNWKLSGQNIDEFLKTTKPGTRLHAIGSFCKAVIDGKLGNIESQERCLIYSAISDIESSTKENRSMQDLASILYQKGETVRAYKYIQSSLEDANFYNARFRNIQISKVQPIIEETYLQTINTQNKQLRWSIFLISILFAGLGITMYFIYKQLKMIAKSRNELSNTNSVLKSLNNKLDEANHIKEEYIAFFIRQNSNYLEKFERYKKLISIRLSTGQLDKLSAMVNDKKNEEMDLNELYHNFDQAFLRIYPNFVNEVNKLLRKEDVYNLKEGTLNTELRIFALIRLGINDTNQISEFLRYSLRTIYNYRSKVKAKSVIENDEFEAKIMQIGSIITS, from the coding sequence ATGATTTATCTTAAAATAAAAAAATATTGTTTTATTTTTTTTATTCTTGGAACTTTGTTTTCTTGTAAAAAAACTGATTCTCATCCTGATATTAATGAGAAACTTTTGCGAATATTAGATGATAAAATAAAGCACAAAAAATATTATGAAATTAAGAAAAAGAATCATATTCAAAAGTTAAAAAAAGAGGCTCTGCTATACAAAAATAATGATAGCATATCTTATCATCTTAATAATCTTATTGTAGAAGAATATCTAGGTTACCAATGTGATTCTGCATATATATATTCTGATAAGAATAAAGAAATAGCCATCAGGAATAATAACGAAATTTGGTTATATAAAAATTTATTACAAAGATCAGTATTACTATCTACCACTGGGTTATTTGTGGAATCGAAAGAAATTTTGGATCATATAAATCCTGAAGCTCTACCTTCACCATTAAGATTTTCTTATAATTCTGCTTATGAGTGCCTTTATTCTAATCTTTCTGATTACAGTGGAGGAGATAGTCCTTATAATAAAATTTACAAAAATAAATTGGCAGCTTATTATAATTCTGCATATAGAGCTTTAAAACCAAGTGACCCATTTTATTATCTTTTTTTAAGCCATAAAAATAGGATTGATAATAATTGGAAGCTTTCAGGTCAAAATATTGACGAATTTTTGAAAACTACAAAACCAGGGACTAGATTACATGCGATAGGGAGCTTTTGTAAGGCTGTAATAGATGGTAAACTTGGTAATATAGAATCTCAGGAAAGATGCTTGATATATTCTGCAATCTCTGATATAGAATCTTCTACTAAAGAAAATCGCTCTATGCAAGATTTAGCAAGTATTTTATACCAAAAAGGTGAGACTGTTAGGGCTTATAAATATATACAATCTTCTCTAGAAGATGCTAATTTTTATAATGCAAGGTTCAGAAATATACAAATAAGTAAAGTGCAGCCTATTATTGAAGAGACTTATCTTCAAACTATAAATACCCAAAATAAACAATTGAGATGGTCTATCTTTTTAATTAGTATTCTATTTGCAGGACTTGGTATTACAATGTATTTTATTTACAAACAACTTAAAATGATTGCTAAATCAAGAAATGAGCTTTCTAATACCAATTCTGTTTTAAAATCATTAAATAATAAATTAGATGAAGCCAATCATATAAAAGAGGAGTATATTGCATTTTTTATTAGACAAAACTCAAATTATTTAGAAAAATTTGAAAGATATAAAAAGCTAATTTCCATTAGATTATCCACAGGTCAGTTAGATAAATTATCAGCAATGGTTAATGATAAAAAAAATGAGGAAATGGATTTGAATGAATTATATCATAATTTTGACCAAGCATTTTTAAGAATATATCCAAATTTTGTAAATGAAGTAAACAAGCTTTTAAGAAAAGAAGATGTGTATAACTTAAAAGAGGGAACTCTTAATACAGAGCTTAGAATTTTTGCACTCATTAGACTTGGTATTAATGATACGAATCAAATCTCAGAGTTTTTAAGATATTCTTTACGAACAATTTACAATTATAGGAGTAAGGTAAAGGCTAAATCGGTGATTGAAAATGATGAATTTGAAGCTAAAATTATGCAAATAGGGTCTATTATTACATCATAG
- a CDS encoding T9SS type A sorting domain-containing protein: MRNHYIFKIISCIILFLFSANHSYKSQNPYKAPLYWNPYEYHITREMAGVQDNYLSEQALSDNINWLEQNLKSYGYNMVCMDGWGDTSQINENGYRKSHSSHWQHDYAWWSQYLQSKGMTLGMYENPLWLHVDANDTNKKIVGTNINVSSLLDANENSLWFKWVQVDRQGAEEYVKGYVKYYADMGIKYLRVDFLSWFESGYDRNLGTVGPQRTKAQYEKALRWMREACDANGVYLSLVMPNLFNTAELEKQYGHLFRINEDAGEGTWYKFSDKDRGHRYTTWSQYANAFDGFIYWSQVTGSNKVQLDGDFLRINTFANDTEKRSVISLNILAGGPVTIADQYDTIGNDLWLYQNTELLELNTAKFVGKPLSNDPTNSNSQIWRGQLSNGDWIIGFFNRENTPQVRSMDFLNQLGVSGQVMVRDLWQHSNLGKMSNISLTVPPHGCVVLKLTKNSSESCNSQTITFPTIQNKDANDSPFSPSATSSAGLPIIYEVTSGPAKIVNNQIELTGINGIVYVQAKQSGGNGYCAAFPQLQSFNVSGGHYSQMYVGGSFNNWNLKQMTSENGIWKLKNQVFLAGDYELKFANTNNFTGQDWGNSNGLNGTAQQTTGGGANIVFTITNPGTYTIDFNDITLQYNITFTPNHQLNMYVGGSFNNWGLQQMTLQNDEWTKNNIPFLVGNYELKFANTSDWSGNDWGDENGLSGFAKLTTGGGANIKFNIETAGNYNIKFNDMTLYYKIYDASTLSVNDILKKGVQIYPNPAENSFFILSEKDAVKRYEIYDMSGRMIKSENTICTKCDINISGIARGNYILNVYFGNQIVGQKLIIK, from the coding sequence ATGAGAAATCATTATATTTTTAAAATCATTAGTTGTATTATTCTTTTTTTATTTTCAGCTAATCATTCTTACAAATCTCAAAATCCTTACAAAGCACCTCTCTATTGGAATCCTTATGAATATCATATTACGAGAGAAATGGCAGGTGTTCAGGATAATTATCTTAGTGAACAAGCTTTATCTGATAACATTAATTGGCTAGAGCAAAACCTAAAATCTTATGGATATAATATGGTTTGTATGGACGGATGGGGTGATACAAGTCAAATTAATGAAAATGGCTACAGGAAAAGTCATTCATCTCATTGGCAGCATGATTATGCATGGTGGTCACAATATCTACAGAGTAAAGGTATGACGCTTGGAATGTATGAAAACCCTCTTTGGTTACATGTGGATGCTAATGATACTAACAAGAAAATTGTAGGAACTAATATTAACGTTTCATCTCTTCTTGATGCCAATGAAAATTCATTATGGTTCAAATGGGTGCAGGTGGATAGACAAGGAGCTGAAGAATATGTAAAAGGATATGTAAAATATTATGCTGATATGGGCATTAAATATTTGCGTGTAGATTTTCTTTCTTGGTTTGAGTCTGGATATGACAGAAATCTAGGAACAGTAGGCCCACAAAGAACAAAAGCTCAATATGAAAAAGCTTTAAGATGGATGCGTGAAGCCTGTGATGCAAACGGGGTATATTTGAGTTTAGTAATGCCGAATCTTTTTAATACAGCAGAATTAGAAAAACAATATGGTCATCTTTTTAGAATTAATGAGGATGCAGGCGAAGGTACTTGGTATAAATTTAGTGATAAAGACAGAGGTCATCGTTATACTACTTGGTCACAATATGCCAATGCATTTGATGGATTTATCTATTGGTCTCAGGTAACGGGAAGTAATAAAGTACAATTAGATGGAGACTTTCTTAGAATCAATACTTTTGCGAACGATACAGAAAAACGAAGTGTAATCTCATTGAATATTCTAGCTGGGGGTCCTGTTACAATTGCCGATCAATATGATACCATCGGGAATGACCTTTGGTTATACCAAAATACAGAATTATTAGAACTGAATACTGCAAAATTTGTAGGAAAACCATTAAGCAATGATCCAACCAATTCTAATAGCCAAATATGGAGAGGGCAATTGAGTAATGGAGATTGGATTATTGGTTTTTTTAATAGAGAAAATACGCCACAAGTACGTTCTATGGATTTTCTCAATCAGCTAGGTGTTTCTGGACAAGTGATGGTAAGAGATCTTTGGCAGCACTCTAATTTGGGTAAGATGAGTAATATTTCTCTAACAGTACCTCCGCACGGATGTGTTGTCTTAAAGTTAACAAAAAATTCTTCAGAATCATGTAATAGCCAAACAATTACTTTCCCAACAATTCAGAATAAAGATGCAAACGATTCTCCTTTTTCTCCATCAGCGACATCTTCCGCCGGTCTGCCTATAATCTACGAAGTTACTTCAGGACCTGCGAAAATTGTAAATAATCAAATCGAACTAACTGGAATTAATGGTATTGTTTATGTGCAAGCAAAACAATCAGGAGGTAATGGATATTGTGCTGCATTTCCACAATTACAGAGTTTCAATGTATCTGGTGGCCATTATTCCCAAATGTATGTAGGTGGTTCTTTTAATAATTGGAATCTTAAGCAAATGACTTCTGAAAATGGTATCTGGAAATTAAAGAACCAAGTGTTTTTGGCGGGAGATTATGAATTAAAATTTGCGAACACAAACAACTTCACTGGTCAGGATTGGGGTAATTCTAATGGATTAAATGGAACGGCTCAACAAACAACAGGAGGAGGGGCTAATATCGTTTTTACCATAACAAATCCAGGAACTTATACCATAGATTTTAATGATATTACCCTACAATATAATATTACATTTACGCCGAATCATCAGCTTAATATGTATGTAGGTGGTAGTTTTAATAATTGGGGACTTCAGCAGATGACTCTTCAAAATGATGAATGGACTAAAAATAATATACCTTTTTTAGTTGGGAATTACGAGCTAAAATTTGCTAATACATCTGATTGGTCAGGAAATGATTGGGGAGATGAAAATGGCCTTTCTGGTTTTGCCAAGTTAACTACTGGTGGTGGTGCAAATATCAAATTTAATATTGAAACTGCGGGTAACTATAATATTAAATTCAATGATATGACTTTGTATTATAAAATTTATGATGCTAGTACTCTTTCTGTTAATGACATATTAAAGAAAGGGGTGCAGATATATCCTAATCCAGCAGAAAACAGCTTTTTTATTTTGTCTGAAAAAGATGCAGTAAAAAGATATGAAATTTATGATATGAGTGGGAGGATGATAAAATCTGAAAATACTATTTGCACAAAATGCGATATCAATATTTCAGGTATTGCAAGAGGAAATTATATACTGAATGTTTATTTCGGTAATCAAATCGTGGGGCAAAAATTAATTATAAAATAA